Proteins from a single region of Drosophila biarmipes strain raj3 chromosome 3R, RU_DBia_V1.1, whole genome shotgun sequence:
- the LOC108026304 gene encoding uncharacterized protein LOC108026304 isoform X2: MTEPATPKWVSKELFHGLLEQNNTNFKAILKFVPTSAISKGENYLTIVLRIQIEMQLKDDSTEDISYILKIPLVPEGEDNDFKDMFVSELDMYDHLIPELEDLYAKSTPISPKFKPVHLKFPGNSVKSDYILLEDLRKKGYRNADRTKGLEQFEVEAVLKKLAQWHAASAKRVVELGEYEQGIRESYFTAEHQKLLDEFNINFSMPFLECMQKYNLDPGQLVLISNYTSHLTDLNIEFGKNDPMELSVLNHGDFWCNNFMFKYKDNSEVEDVCFVDFQLPKFGTPAQDLFCLLMTSPKFSIKLYKFDHFIEYYHQQLVDHLSLLNYNRNAPTLAQFHSHLHRYSLWAFICAQRMLPIVLLPPDVDSNIGNVMGNSEEAIAFKRKMFLLPAYVDQIKVILPWLINRGYIR, translated from the exons AGCAAAGAGCTATTCCACGGCTTGTTAGAGCAGaataatacaaatttcaaGGCGATACTTAAATTCGTGCCCACATCGGCGATCAGTAAAGGGGAGAATTATTTGACGATCGTGCTACGTATACAGATTGAAATGCAGCTGAAAG ATGACAGCACTGAAGATATCAGCTACATACTGAAGATTCCCTTGGTGCCGGAAGGCGAGGATAACGATTTTAAGGATATGTTCGTTTCCGAACTGGACATGTACGATCATCTGATCCCAGAACTGGAAGACCTGTATGCCAAGAGTACACCAATCTCACCGAAATTCAAGCCGGTGCATCTGAAGTTTCCAGGGAATTCGGTGAAGAGCGACTACATTCTTCTGGAGGACCTGCGAAAGAAGGGGTACAGGAATGCCGACAGAACTAAGGGCTTGGAGCAATTCGAAGTGGAGGCAGTTCTCAAGAAGTTGGCCCAGTGGCATGCAGCCTCCGCGAAAAGAGTCGTCGAACTGGGGGAGTACGAACAGGGTATTCGCGAGAGTTACTTCACGGCCGAGCACCAGAAATTGCTGGATGAATTTAACATTAACTTTAGTATGCCCTTCCTGGAGTGCATGCAGAAATATAATCTGGATCCAGGACAGCTCGTCCTCATA AGCAACTACACCTCACATTTGACGGATTTAAATATAGAGTTCGGCAAAAACGATCCCATGGAGCTGAGTGTGCTAAACCATGGCGATTTTTGGTGCAATAATTTTATGTTCAAGTATAAGGATAACAGCGAGGTGGAGGATGTTTGCTTTGTCGATTTTCAACTGCCTAAATTTG GTACGCCCGCCCAGGATTTATTTTGCCTGCTTATGACGTCCCCCAAATTTTCTATCAAGCTGTATAAGTTCGATCACTTCATAGAGTATTATCACCAGCAGCTTGTGGATCACCTCAGCCTGCTCAACTACAATCGGAATGCTCCCACACTAGCTCAGTTTCACAGCCATTTGCACAGATACAGTCTCTGGG CTTTTATATGCGCACAGCGAATGCTGCCTATAGTGCTGCTCCCGCCCGACGTCGATTCAAATATAGGCAATGTCATGGGGAACTCGGAGGAGGCGATAGCATTCAAGCGTAAGATGTTTCTCCTGCCGGCTTACGTGGATCAGATCAAAGTCATATTGCCTTGGCTCATAAACCGGGGTTACATAAGATAA
- the LOC108026304 gene encoding uncharacterized protein LOC108026304 isoform X1, which yields MTEPATPKWVSKELFHGLLEQNNTNFKAILKFVPTSAISKGENYLTIVLRIQIEMQLKDSDDSTEDISYILKIPLVPEGEDNDFKDMFVSELDMYDHLIPELEDLYAKSTPISPKFKPVHLKFPGNSVKSDYILLEDLRKKGYRNADRTKGLEQFEVEAVLKKLAQWHAASAKRVVELGEYEQGIRESYFTAEHQKLLDEFNINFSMPFLECMQKYNLDPGQLVLISNYTSHLTDLNIEFGKNDPMELSVLNHGDFWCNNFMFKYKDNSEVEDVCFVDFQLPKFGTPAQDLFCLLMTSPKFSIKLYKFDHFIEYYHQQLVDHLSLLNYNRNAPTLAQFHSHLHRYSLWAFICAQRMLPIVLLPPDVDSNIGNVMGNSEEAIAFKRKMFLLPAYVDQIKVILPWLINRGYIR from the exons AGCAAAGAGCTATTCCACGGCTTGTTAGAGCAGaataatacaaatttcaaGGCGATACTTAAATTCGTGCCCACATCGGCGATCAGTAAAGGGGAGAATTATTTGACGATCGTGCTACGTATACAGATTGAAATGCAGCTGAAAG ATTCAGATGACAGCACTGAAGATATCAGCTACATACTGAAGATTCCCTTGGTGCCGGAAGGCGAGGATAACGATTTTAAGGATATGTTCGTTTCCGAACTGGACATGTACGATCATCTGATCCCAGAACTGGAAGACCTGTATGCCAAGAGTACACCAATCTCACCGAAATTCAAGCCGGTGCATCTGAAGTTTCCAGGGAATTCGGTGAAGAGCGACTACATTCTTCTGGAGGACCTGCGAAAGAAGGGGTACAGGAATGCCGACAGAACTAAGGGCTTGGAGCAATTCGAAGTGGAGGCAGTTCTCAAGAAGTTGGCCCAGTGGCATGCAGCCTCCGCGAAAAGAGTCGTCGAACTGGGGGAGTACGAACAGGGTATTCGCGAGAGTTACTTCACGGCCGAGCACCAGAAATTGCTGGATGAATTTAACATTAACTTTAGTATGCCCTTCCTGGAGTGCATGCAGAAATATAATCTGGATCCAGGACAGCTCGTCCTCATA AGCAACTACACCTCACATTTGACGGATTTAAATATAGAGTTCGGCAAAAACGATCCCATGGAGCTGAGTGTGCTAAACCATGGCGATTTTTGGTGCAATAATTTTATGTTCAAGTATAAGGATAACAGCGAGGTGGAGGATGTTTGCTTTGTCGATTTTCAACTGCCTAAATTTG GTACGCCCGCCCAGGATTTATTTTGCCTGCTTATGACGTCCCCCAAATTTTCTATCAAGCTGTATAAGTTCGATCACTTCATAGAGTATTATCACCAGCAGCTTGTGGATCACCTCAGCCTGCTCAACTACAATCGGAATGCTCCCACACTAGCTCAGTTTCACAGCCATTTGCACAGATACAGTCTCTGGG CTTTTATATGCGCACAGCGAATGCTGCCTATAGTGCTGCTCCCGCCCGACGTCGATTCAAATATAGGCAATGTCATGGGGAACTCGGAGGAGGCGATAGCATTCAAGCGTAAGATGTTTCTCCTGCCGGCTTACGTGGATCAGATCAAAGTCATATTGCCTTGGCTCATAAACCGGGGTTACATAAGATAA